A single window of Ferviditalea candida DNA harbors:
- the dmpG gene encoding 4-hydroxy-2-oxovalerate aldolase, giving the protein MTTKRDILITEVALRDGSHAIGHQYTVEQVLAVAKALDDANVPYIEVSHGDGLAGSSLQYGRSKTDEMKLIEAAVSVSNNSKIAVLLLPGIGTMTELREAANLGIHMARIATHVTEADVSAQHIQLTKDLGLEAVGFLMMAHMAPVEKLVEQAKLMESYGADTVYVVDSAGALMPHEVKERIRALRGNLQCNVGFHGHNNLSLAMANTLVAIEEGATRIDGSVRCLGAGAGNTQTEVLVAACERLGIQTGVDLYKMMDLAEEIVAPILQRPQEIDRDSLVLGYAGVYSSFRLHAQRAAKKFNIDARDILIELGKRKVVGGQEDMIVDVAAELVSKRNLQTSAQ; this is encoded by the coding sequence ATGACAACAAAAAGAGATATTCTGATTACCGAAGTGGCGTTGCGGGATGGAAGCCATGCCATCGGACATCAATATACCGTCGAACAGGTTTTGGCTGTAGCCAAGGCGCTCGATGATGCGAACGTCCCATATATCGAAGTGTCGCACGGGGACGGTCTCGCAGGATCCTCCTTGCAGTACGGCAGATCGAAAACGGATGAAATGAAGCTGATCGAGGCGGCTGTTTCCGTCAGCAACAATTCCAAAATCGCCGTTCTCCTGCTGCCGGGTATCGGGACCATGACGGAATTGCGCGAAGCGGCGAATTTGGGTATCCATATGGCGCGGATTGCCACGCACGTTACGGAAGCCGATGTGTCGGCACAGCATATTCAACTGACCAAGGATCTCGGCTTGGAAGCTGTCGGATTTTTAATGATGGCGCATATGGCGCCTGTGGAGAAGCTGGTCGAGCAGGCGAAACTGATGGAAAGCTACGGCGCCGATACGGTGTATGTGGTCGACTCGGCCGGAGCGCTTATGCCGCATGAGGTTAAGGAACGGATTCGTGCGCTGCGCGGCAACCTGCAGTGCAATGTCGGATTTCACGGACACAACAACTTGTCGCTGGCGATGGCCAATACGTTGGTCGCGATTGAAGAAGGGGCGACCCGGATTGACGGCAGCGTACGCTGCCTCGGCGCCGGCGCGGGGAACACGCAAACGGAAGTGTTGGTTGCGGCATGTGAACGTTTGGGCATTCAAACGGGAGTCGACCTGTACAAGATGATGGATTTGGCGGAGGAAATCGTTGCCCCGATCCTTCAAAGACCGCAGGAAATCGATCGTGACAGCCTTGTGCTTGGATACGCAGGAGTTTATTCAAGCTTCCGCCTTCATGCGCAAAGGGCTGCAAAAAAATTCAATATTGATGCGCGGGATATTCTGATTGAACTGGGCAAGCGGAAGGTTGTCGGCGGCCAGGAAGATATGATTGTCGATGTGGCTGCGGAACTCGTGTCAAAAAGAAACCTGCAAACTTCAGCACAATAA
- a CDS encoding acetaldehyde dehydrogenase (acetylating) — protein sequence MEKVKVAVLGSGNIGTDLMFKIRRSEVLEMTAMIGIDPDSDGLRRARDMGYATFAGGLKQFMEEAGDTADFVFDATSAKAHEQHAKMLQEAGKLAIDLTPAAVGPFVAPPVNLREHLEKTNINMITCGGQATIPMVNAVKRVCPVEYAEIVATIASRSAGWGTRANIDEFTETTSKGIELIGGAKKGKAIIILNPAEPPIMMRDTVYVEVADGTMDEEAVKRSIAEMAATVQTYVPGYKLRTEPIIEGNKVTIFLEVEGAGDYLPKYAGNLDIMTAAAVKVAEEYAKKRLAQPAV from the coding sequence ATGGAGAAAGTGAAAGTGGCTGTATTGGGTTCGGGAAATATCGGGACGGACTTGATGTTCAAAATCCGCCGTTCGGAAGTTTTGGAAATGACGGCAATGATCGGTATCGATCCCGATTCCGACGGCCTCAGGCGTGCAAGGGATATGGGGTATGCGACATTCGCCGGAGGCCTGAAGCAATTCATGGAAGAAGCAGGGGATACGGCGGATTTTGTGTTTGACGCTACCTCGGCAAAGGCGCATGAGCAACATGCCAAAATGCTGCAGGAGGCCGGAAAGCTGGCGATTGATTTGACGCCTGCTGCAGTCGGACCGTTCGTTGCTCCTCCGGTCAATCTGAGAGAGCATCTCGAAAAAACCAACATCAACATGATCACCTGCGGAGGGCAGGCAACCATTCCCATGGTGAACGCCGTTAAACGCGTTTGTCCGGTTGAATATGCCGAAATTGTGGCTACCATCGCCAGCAGAAGCGCGGGCTGGGGAACAAGGGCCAATATTGACGAGTTTACGGAAACGACCTCCAAGGGAATCGAGCTGATCGGCGGAGCCAAAAAAGGAAAAGCGATCATCATTCTGAATCCGGCGGAGCCGCCGATCATGATGCGCGATACGGTGTATGTCGAGGTAGCGGACGGCACGATGGATGAAGAAGCGGTCAAGCGTTCGATCGCCGAAATGGCCGCCACAGTGCAGACCTATGTACCGGGCTATAAATTGCGCACCGAACCGATTATTGAAGGCAATAAAGTAACGATCTTTTTGGAGGTTGAAGGTGCCGGAGACTATCTGCCCAAATATGCCGGAAATTTGGACATCATGACCGCGGCCGCTGTGAAAGTGGCCGAAGAATATGCAAAAAAACGACTGGCCCAACCGGCTGTTTAA
- a CDS encoding 2-keto-4-pentenoate hydratase — MAELDVKRLAEYLIDGEIGRKEVTRITAELPQLTVEDGYKIQEQLVAMKLSEGYRIVGPKMGLTSQAKMKQMNVEEPIYGYIFDYMVISDGVIPMNELIHPKVEAEIAFVLGKDIEGPGITGAQVLAATEYVVPALEIIDSRYENFQFTLPDVIADNASSSRVVFGSRFTRPEGLDLDLVGVTLSINGELKDFGAGAAVLGHPANSVAMLADMLARKGQKLRAGEVILTGGVTGAAMLHAGDTVTAKWDGLGEITLSVK, encoded by the coding sequence ATGGCGGAACTTGACGTAAAACGTCTTGCCGAATATTTGATCGACGGCGAAATCGGCCGCAAAGAAGTGACACGGATTACCGCCGAGCTTCCTCAATTGACTGTGGAGGACGGATACAAGATTCAGGAGCAGCTGGTTGCGATGAAGCTCAGCGAAGGATATCGCATCGTCGGTCCGAAAATGGGCTTAACCAGCCAGGCGAAAATGAAACAAATGAATGTGGAAGAACCGATATACGGATATATTTTCGACTACATGGTAATTTCCGACGGCGTGATCCCGATGAATGAGCTGATTCATCCGAAGGTGGAAGCCGAAATCGCGTTCGTACTGGGAAAAGATATCGAAGGACCCGGAATCACCGGAGCCCAAGTGCTTGCTGCGACGGAATATGTCGTTCCGGCACTGGAGATCATAGACAGCCGTTATGAGAACTTTCAATTTACGCTTCCGGATGTGATCGCCGATAACGCTTCTTCATCCAGAGTGGTGTTTGGCAGCCGTTTCACTCGTCCCGAGGGCCTTGATCTGGATCTGGTAGGAGTGACGCTGAGCATTAACGGCGAATTGAAGGATTTTGGCGCCGGCGCGGCGGTATTGGGCCACCCTGCAAATTCCGTAGCCATGCTTGCCGATATGCTGGCAAGAAAAGGGCAGAAGCTAAGAGCCGGGGAGGTGATTCTCACCGGCGGCGTGACCGGCGCGGCGATGCTGCATGCCGGGGATACCGTGACAGCCAAATGGGATGGATTGGGGGAAATCACGTTGTCTGTAAAGTGA
- a CDS encoding extradiol ring-cleavage dioxygenase translates to MAIELSVITPHVPRIVHEHLVPDFQKEMVAGMKQVAGIIEGVKPDVVVLISCHWPSTFDHFVDATPRHKGVLTSLEAPDLVKDVPFDYPGDEELGMKLAEAARAAGLRVTAFSNPTYIWDYGTLVPLRYLVPKEDIPVISLSVTWAANLEESYQWGQVIAKVLEESGKKAVFVASGALSHNLGRSPEQMPTRSEMALNEEFTKYLNECDFASAWDMLPQYSKAAGVESGGRHLAVFFGAHEGEYTSQYFGAGQSSGSWNVVMTFEKK, encoded by the coding sequence ATGGCTATTGAATTAAGCGTAATTACTCCTCACGTACCAAGAATTGTCCATGAGCATCTGGTTCCGGATTTTCAAAAAGAAATGGTAGCGGGAATGAAACAGGTTGCGGGTATCATTGAAGGTGTCAAGCCCGATGTCGTCGTTCTGATTTCCTGTCACTGGCCTTCCACGTTCGACCATTTCGTCGATGCCACTCCTCGACACAAAGGAGTCCTGACTTCCCTAGAGGCGCCCGATCTGGTCAAGGACGTTCCCTTCGACTACCCGGGCGACGAAGAACTGGGAATGAAATTGGCGGAAGCTGCGCGTGCCGCCGGGCTTCGGGTTACAGCCTTCAGCAATCCTACGTATATTTGGGATTACGGCACGCTTGTTCCTTTACGTTATTTGGTCCCGAAAGAGGATATTCCGGTGATCTCTTTATCCGTTACTTGGGCGGCGAATCTGGAGGAATCCTATCAATGGGGGCAGGTGATCGCCAAGGTTCTCGAAGAAAGCGGCAAAAAAGCGGTGTTTGTTGCCAGCGGAGCGCTGTCCCATAACCTCGGAAGAAGTCCGGAACAAATGCCGACACGCAGTGAAATGGCGTTGAACGAAGAGTTTACCAAGTATTTGAATGAATGCGATTTTGCTTCCGCTTGGGATATGCTGCCCCAGTACTCGAAAGCGGCGGGAGTCGAATCCGGAGGACGACATCTTGCAGTGTTTTTCGGAGCGCATGAAGGCGAATACACTTCGCAATATTTTGGCGCCGGTCAATCCTCAGGCAGCTGGAATGTGGTCATGACGTTTGAAAAAAAATAA
- a CDS encoding 4-oxalocrotonate tautomerase, translated as MEMPLVNIQILEGRPPEKIKQLIENVTETISQTMDSPKQNIRVIVQEIPKTHWGIAGTPVSDIPGR; from the coding sequence ATGGAGATGCCTCTTGTCAATATTCAGATTCTTGAAGGACGGCCTCCGGAAAAAATCAAGCAGTTGATTGAAAATGTAACAGAGACGATATCTCAGACGATGGATTCGCCGAAGCAAAACATCCGCGTTATCGTTCAGGAAATACCGAAAACTCATTGGGGCATCGCCGGAACTCCGGTATCGGATATTCCGGGTCGCTAA